The sequence GAGGCGTGTTAGTTCCTGTGTGCTTCTCTTTGAGCAAGGCGCCGATTCCAGGCAGCTTCCTGAGCTTGGGCTCACGTCGCAGTGAGAGAGCCGGGCGCCTAAGCCATCCTCCGGGGCCTCGACGCCCACCCGGGCAAAGCCCCGGGAGGAACTCCTGCAGGCGGCGAGCTGGGCGGGCCGAGCCAGGCCAGGcctggctggggggggggggggggggggtgtcccgcCCCTCCCCGCGCGCGTCCGGCCGACTCGGCATCGGTCCCGCGCACCCGCGGTGCCGCCCGGCGGGAGGCGCCTCCAGAGGTTTCCGTCtggtccctccccctccccccgcgccGACTCCGtccgcctccccgccccccgttCGGAGCCCCGGCCAGGCGCGGAGGGAGGGGTAGGGCCGACGCTGCATCATTCCGCACCCGCTGCGGCGCGGCCGGAGGGAGCAGGTGGAGCGGGCGGGCGCGGCGAGCCGGAGCGCGGGGCCCGAGGAGACTGCAGTGACGCTGCCTGGAGACATGGCGGCCGTGCGTCTCTGAATAAGCAGAATCGGAGCCCCTCGCCGCCTCCGGCCGCCGCAGCCTGGCCATGCCGCACGGCTGTTGACCGCACGCAGGGGCCGGCCCGGAGGACACATGCCGCAGCAGCTGCCGCCTCAACCCCTGATCCTCTCCCCTGCATGCTCCATGTTGCGTTTCTCGCCGGTTTCTCGGGCGGTGTAGCCGCGGCTGCCGGAGGGGCAACCAGGGCATTGCTCTGCTCGTACATCCAGCCACacgtttcttttccattttcatccTTCCCTCCTTAGTTCCTTTTCCCGTCCCCCGCCTGCTTTGCATCCATCTCCCACACCCCGTTCCCCGCTCCTGCCTCCATCCGCCGGGGCTATGGCCGCGGAAGAGGTATCGCAGACTGTGGAGCATTATAAGACCGAGATAGAGAGGCTGACCAAGGAGCTCACGGAGACGACCCACGAGAAGATCCAGGCGGCCGAGTACGGGCTGGTGGTACTGGAAGAGAAGCTGACCCTCAAACAGCAGTATGACGAGCTGGAGGCTGAGTATGACAGCCTCAGACAGGAGCTGGAGCAGCTGAAAGAGGTGAGTTGCCTGTCACCTCTTCCCTGCGCGGCCCGGTCCCCCTCCCTCAACTCCCACTCATCATTTATAAAGTCGGAAAGGATGCTATTGAAAGCACTGTCTCGTCGTCTTAGAGCTCTTTGTAGATAAGAGAAGATTGAAAGAGTCCATTGTTTTACCCCCAAGAGAGAAATTGCCCAGGAAATGAACGTATAAGCTGGGATTTGGGAGGCGATGGCTGTTCAGGCTGTGCGGGAGGGAGATTCATAAGAGTCCTCGAGCCTCAACACTCTAAGGCGACATTCAGCCGGGTTGGAATGCGTAAATCAAACTTCTCAAAACTGCTGTTACATCACGTCCAGGTTTCGGTAACAATCCCGTCATCCACAGAGCCGATGAGTGGGTTTGTGTCGAGGACCCACGGTTTCAGGTTGTAGAACCTATGGTGCCTCAGCCTGGTGCTGAGCATAACCACTCCTTGATGAGACTGGGAACTGTTATTAGGAGAACTCCTTGCCAATACCGTTTGACAAAGACTTGAGCAGTCTTCATTCTCCTTGTCTTTAGTTATTCTTGTCATCCGGCAGCAGGAGAGAAACAGCTCTACTGCTGGATGTTGCTGCTGCCTTGATTTCACCTCTGAGTGAGAGTGGGTCATATGCCCAAAGTCTTATAAGGTTACCCTGAACAGGGAAAATTTAATTCCCCCACCAGTGGTGTGAAAGAATGGTATATATCAGATGCGTGGGTAGCCGTGCATTTCACCTAAGGCTCTTCTGTTTGAATTGACTGTATGTATAAAACCAGAATGTCCCAAATGGGCCATGGATATATAACACTTGTCCTCTTTAATCTTTTGGTATTTGGCTTCTTTTAAAGACTGCCTAatgtattagaagaaaataagtaGTGAATATCAAAAATTTAGAAGAATATACATATTGTTGAAGGAACTCAGTCTCTTTTACCCAGTTCCTGGGGTACTATGGGTAGCATAAAGGTAAATGTACACACTGCTTTTCTATGTGGCATGTCTTTATTTTTAGGTGCATAttggtatttaaaatattatttctaatttgcTATATAATGTTAATCAAACACGTTTTTATTCTTATAATGTACTCAAACAGTTTTTCAAGGGGTGTCTTgtgttattacatttaaaaaacatgattTATGACAGATCTAGTCAATTTGCCTTCTAATTTAGTACATAATATGGTAAGCATTTATAGTTTCAGGTATGTCTTATTCTTATTCTGATGCCTAGATGCCAGAAAATAAACATACGGTAAAAACCCCAACtagaaatctgattttttttgcGTTAGGCTGTACATTTCtagttcattttgttgttgttgttgttttgttttgttttgttttgttttaccatgTACACGTCTGTTAACTACAGCTGGACTTAATGGTATTTTCCAACTTCCATAGGTCTTAAGCTGATATGTTTAAACTCAGTGATGCTAAACCTTGTGAAGTCAGGAAGGTGATGGTAATTTTCAGAGATGTTTTGATGTTATCTACACTTATCAACACTGCTTTACCAAGACAAGGAAGTGCAAACCAGGCAGTGTTAGCTACCACCTCCTTGATAAAGGTGGTAGACTTAATTTAATGAAATGGACTATAACTGTTAACTGGCCTTCCTGCTTGATTCAAATAACCCTACTAGGGTTTTTCTGTGTCATTGTATTCATCGTGCATAGTAAACCTTAATGCAATTGGCTTTTGCCTTTACTAGACCATGAGCTCTTAAGGCAAGGAATCTGTCTTAATTTATGTTGCATCCAAAGTCTTTAACACAAAGCCCAGCACATAGTGAGCATACAATAAGTActttatgaaagaataaatatactGGAAGAAGATATACTTTATCAAGCATTCACTCGTCCATATTGGTTAATGTCAGAGAAAGACTAAGAAAATTGAGAAGTATAGGAAGTGATTAGTATTAAACACTACCTGTATTACTTTCATCAGCAGTAATagagaaaatgacaaaaaatgttTCGTAAGAATAGTGTAACAGTGTTTTCTTAATAGAGAGTAATGCAAATaccaattataatttttttctataaaacacTGAGGTATATTTTGTTCTGTACAGAAGGAGGTTAATAAAAGTTTATCAGGATTATTTTCACCAAATGATACGTGTTTACATGTGTATTTTGAGTTGCATTTagcataaatataatttaattttatgttccCAATGAACTGGCTTAcacaattatataaaaatgtattttaaggtaataaaaaatcattatattGATTATTTGATAGTGAGACCTGTGATTTTGATCCTTTAAACATGATGTATACTTTAGTTGGGAGTATTATTTAAATGAGCTAAATCAGTCTCAGTAATGTTTCCTGTTTGAAAAGTAAATCCAAAATAACTGCAAACTAAGATATCGCAGTGATGATATCATATAGAAGccatttttgaaaaatgcattttcttagTGCTCCGATTTTTCAAAAGGAAGTTTTGTTCATTTGCAGGTATATATAGGAAATGATGTTCTTGCTCTATACTATAAAACCAAGTATAAAATCTTTGGTTTATTTCCAGGCTGTTTCAACAGATATGATTCATTTAAAAGTAATTGGACCAGTTTATGGGAATGTCAACAGAAAAATACTGTGCTAAGTCCAAGCTGGACGTTAGTAATTTGCAGTGTCGCGACACGGCTCAGTCTTTAAGGTCATGTTGTTTTCAAGAGTCAGCACCCAGCAATGCTGCTGCCCCCTTCCCAGGCTGTATACAGCTCTGACAGTAATGCAGGTGAGCAGTATTGCTGAAGATGTGTGGAATCAAGATGatgaattcattaatttttttctagttattttcttCCCTAAGTCTGGATTGCTCTTTGGCTTGGCCTCGTATCATTCGGGCTCTGCCCTGTGCCTGCATGACTACTGTAATTCTGAAAGAACACACTTGAAAGCAAAGTACTCATGATGTGAAAAGAATGACTTCTGACATCATCATAATGTTCTCCTTTTCATTATCTTTGGGAAGCTGGACAAAGCACATGTCCACTAGAATACTTAATCACGGCTTTATGATTTCATGAGTAATGCTTGCTTTTCAGTGGCCTGGGGGGCACCCATGCCCAGTTATGTTCAGGGCCGGGCTGATTGTATGTTTGGGGTGTGTGTAAATCAGCACTGTGCCTGTCACCCAGGCCAAAATAGTGTTTGAAGAAGAGTCATGGCTCTACAATaatttgaaacttaaaaataaacattcattaaaaaaaaaaaaaaaaacctagaatttaaggtttttgttttgttttgtttttttgctttaaaaatgttttaactttaaaatgtaggaaagttttaaaacatCCCCTTAGAAAGAAATGATTCAGCATTCCCGGtaacattttagaaaacatgTCCATGTGACAACTTTAGAAAAGTTTTGCAGCTAGGTTACAGTGGACTGTCTACTAAGAATCTTCAACTCATTTTCTTGCTCATTTTCTCAACCTGACACTAAGGATAGACACCAGCTGCTGAAGAAGCACTTTGTGGACACAGAGCAGCTTTTCCTCTCAGAGCCAACTTGATGCTTTTTCAGGACTATAGTTAAATCATTcaagaaataaacacagaactTACATACTTTTAGAGATTGTCACATTAGGGAACTGACAAAAGCCATTTAACTACCTGAATTCATCTTTAAACAGaactaatttttttcctctttaaacagaactactttttttcctcttatgcTTAGAAAGATTGTTAGTTTCTCTTCTCTTTGTAAATTCTAAATCATAAAATCATATGGGGAAAAAACCCCATATTTCTTTTCTAGTCTATGAATAAACATAGAGAAAGTtaatattgaatttatttatctAAGCTAGTATTTTTAtctcttgtttttaaagaagacatGTTATACTTATCACATTTATTATCAAGTTAATTAAAACATCTAAAGTATATGGACATATACTTTTGGAAAGTGTTTATAAGCAACCTCAACAAACAAACATAATCACttcaatcatatttttttttGACCCAGTTTCTCTAACTTGtaccatttttcctttttatttcaactCAAGATTTCATCCCTGGGAAAGTTATTTCTCAGATACCATTTAGCAAGATTTTATAATCTCTCATCACATTCATCGTATTTCCATGAACATGTACAGCAGTCATGGtgtgaagatttttttcagaatttcatgCTTAACAAATATTCTTCCCTATCTTCCCCATAAATACACTTGTACTTTATGGATATTGCATTCCAAATGTGAAAATATGATAATTAATTTGCATgttgaaatatatagaaaagacTCTCACATCTAAGATTTTACCTgtagtgctcgcttcggcagcacatatactaagaTTTTACCTGTAAACATGGCTTTGAAGGAGAGAAGGGCATGAAGAGGTGCATAGTCTGTGCACCTAATTCATTATGCTAGACTTCCCTGGCtctccagtgattaagactctgcgctcccaaatgcaggggacacagatttgatccctggtcggggaagatcctgcatgcctcatggcatggccaaaaaaaaaatacaaaaaaaaattcattatgcTAAAGGAGAAGTAGCAGGAGATAAAATTGGGAAAGTGGCAGTGGCCGTATTTTGTCTTGGGGTTGGGGAAccattaaaaggaaatgaaaggaaacagTAACTGTGTTTGGTGCCttacattttatctcatttaatcttcaaagtaACTCAGAGgcttattgcctttttttttacagataaaaaaataattaaagtaatAAAGCATTGAACTATGTATACAGCCCCATTTAGGACTAGGCACTTTGCATGCCTTATCTGTAATTCTTATAGCAATCCTTTTACAAGGTAGATATGGCTTGCAtcctacagaagagaaaacttggTCTTAGAGAGGCGATGGGTCCTTCTCAAGGCCACAAAGCTAAGTGGTGAAACCTGGTTCAGGAAGAAGCCCACTTTCTTTGCACCTTACTACCCTGAGATGCTCAAACACCTCAGTCAACATGCAGTTTAGAAGGTCATGGTATTGGTCGTAGAGGGTGGATTGGAGCTGTGCAGGGGCAGTAGGGGTGGTGAGGGGAGGACAAACCTGAGGGCTGTTTAGGAGGTGTAGGGTGGAACGCTGTATTGGATGTGACTGGGTGTGGAATGTGAGGAAGAGAGTAGATTTGAGAATATCAGGATGGATTAGAAGGTGGTTCCATTCACAAAGGAAGGTTCTAGGGGGAAAGAGCAGTTTCAGAGGGTAAAGTTGATGCCTGAGTTATATGAGTTTTTTaagttcatgttttctttttagggGAGGCATAAGTTGCATGATAAATGAAAATACTCAACTCTcagtttaataaatgaataatttgtgCAATTGGTTGTCATTTTATTCAAACCTAATTTCCAGAATATGGAACATATGAACAGTTTAATGATATTTTCACAGTTAGTTTGattgcattctttctttcttttaaatttttatttatttatgtatttatttttggctctgttgggttttcgttgctgtgtgcgggctttcagTTGTGGCGAGCatgggctattcttcgttgcggtgcgcgggcttctcattgcggtggcttctcttgttgcggagcacgggctctaggcatgcgggcttcagtagttgtggcgcatgggcttagttgctccgcggcatatgggatcttcccggaccggggcacgaacccgtgtcccctgcatcagcaggcggactctcaaccactgtgccaccggggaagccctggccaCAAGAGTTTGATTGCTCTTTAAAAATTACCATTGTGTAATTATGACAATTTGTGGCAACAATCCCAGTTGGATAAAAGCATGGACAAATAAATAgtttccccttcctctcctcccagttCTGTCTCTGTTGCTAATACTTTGGTGAGTATTCTCTTATACttgttttaaataactttaaacatGTGAATCCATATGCAGGCTTCTTTGTTGTtcttattcttttagtttttataaaaatggacTCATGCTGTACGTATTACTCTGTAACgtgacattttttatttaatagtgtatcctttcaaaatgaagatatttCTAGGACAGGGCTGTATTTTTTAAGGCACTGGCGTTTCAAGTGTGAAGAAAATGGGACTGATTAGGGAGGAAAACCAGAGAGCCTCGGGGAGTGTGGTCGGCAGGGGGGGTGGCCCAGGGTCTGCCCTCAGGATAGCTTGGGTGGCCCTGTGAGCAAGAAAACTAGTGTAGGTGTGTGTGAAAGACACTGATGGGATTTGTTTGGTTGCCCCATGGCAGGCCTGTGATATACCAGGGGAAAAGATGGGAAGTTTTATGGGTGAACTAGCAGCGATTTTGATTCCTTGTCTACTTGGCTGGTGTCAGACCTACGTGGACACCATAATAGGTGGCTGGTTTCCAGGGCCGGCAAGAGCTGGTTCTGCAGTGTGGCCACATCCTGTCC is a genomic window of Kogia breviceps isolate mKogBre1 chromosome 12, mKogBre1 haplotype 1, whole genome shotgun sequence containing:
- the BICD1 gene encoding protein bicaudal D homolog 1 isoform X7, with the protein product MAAEEVSQTVEHYKTEIERLTKELTETTHEKIQAAEYGLVVLEEKLTLKQQYDELEAEYDSLRQELEQLKEAVSTDMIHLKVIGPVYGNVNRKILC